From Trueperaceae bacterium, a single genomic window includes:
- a CDS encoding ABC transporter substrate-binding protein — translation MQRFRLVPALLALAAFVVPTSTAQAQDELVVSLSSDPTSLFMPRTSDRTASNAAWSLFDSLVWIDDDGNLVPALATDWTISDDGTEYVFELREGVTFHNGETFDAESVVATWETGQDESNDYASAFSAADLVEAIDPYTVRITTPEPNAIFLTTMANNWAMVPPAYIREVGLDAFAQDPVGTGPFRFVERTPGERIVMEANPNYWADGLPRVDRLVYRVIPDGSTRLAAIQTGDVDVANRLTPDQVTALEGSDDVEVVSYLNDRVYYVAFKNMGAGVGTPLEDRRVRQALNFGLDRFGINQAIFSGQANAAPGFVVEGNLGYDADAMQPFPYDPDRARELLAEAGYEDGFEITMGCPADGYVNINEVCQAIASSLGQIGVDVEVDFQTTNAYWSEPNYAVTGPMYVDSWSSEFGEAIPRLDGALTPGNYYNTWEDERIADLIQEIQREVDRDARAELYGEMHELMREDPPFIYLYQPVIFEAIDADLEGYQPRAAEEYYLRSVGFAD, via the coding sequence TTGCAAAGGTTCCGCCTCGTACCCGCCCTCCTCGCCCTCGCGGCGTTCGTCGTCCCGACGAGCACCGCCCAGGCTCAGGACGAGCTCGTCGTCTCGCTCTCGAGCGACCCGACGTCCCTGTTCATGCCCCGCACCTCCGACCGGACCGCGTCCAACGCCGCCTGGTCGCTGTTCGATTCCCTCGTCTGGATCGACGACGACGGCAACCTCGTGCCGGCGCTCGCCACCGACTGGACGATCTCCGACGACGGCACCGAGTACGTCTTCGAGCTCCGGGAGGGCGTGACGTTCCACAACGGCGAGACGTTCGACGCCGAATCGGTCGTCGCGACGTGGGAGACCGGCCAGGACGAGTCGAACGACTACGCCAGCGCCTTCAGCGCCGCCGACCTCGTCGAAGCGATCGACCCGTACACCGTGCGCATCACGACGCCGGAACCCAACGCGATCTTCCTCACGACCATGGCGAACAACTGGGCGATGGTGCCGCCGGCCTACATCCGCGAGGTCGGCCTCGACGCCTTCGCGCAGGACCCGGTCGGGACCGGTCCCTTCCGCTTCGTCGAGCGCACGCCGGGCGAGCGCATCGTCATGGAGGCCAACCCCAACTACTGGGCCGACGGCCTGCCCCGCGTCGACCGCCTCGTCTACCGCGTCATCCCCGACGGCTCGACCCGCCTCGCCGCCATCCAGACCGGGGACGTCGACGTCGCCAACCGCCTCACGCCCGACCAGGTGACCGCCCTCGAGGGAAGCGACGACGTCGAGGTCGTCAGCTACCTCAACGACCGCGTCTACTACGTCGCCTTCAAGAACATGGGCGCCGGCGTCGGGACCCCCCTCGAGGACCGCCGCGTCCGCCAGGCGCTGAACTTCGGTCTCGACCGCTTCGGCATCAACCAGGCGATCTTCAGCGGCCAGGCGAACGCCGCCCCCGGCTTCGTCGTCGAAGGCAACCTCGGCTACGACGCCGACGCCATGCAGCCGTTCCCGTACGACCCCGACCGCGCCCGCGAGCTGCTCGCGGAGGCCGGCTACGAGGACGGTTTCGAGATCACCATGGGGTGCCCCGCCGACGGCTACGTCAACATCAACGAGGTGTGCCAGGCGATCGCCTCCAGCCTCGGGCAGATCGGCGTGGACGTCGAGGTCGACTTCCAAACGACGAACGCCTACTGGAGCGAACCCAACTACGCGGTCACCGGCCCGATGTACGTCGACAGCTGGTCGTCGGAGTTCGGGGAGGCCATCCCGCGCCTCGACGGCGCCCTCACCCCCGGGAACTACTACAACACCTGGGAGGACGAGCGCATCGCGGACCTGATCCAGGAGATCCAGCGCGAGGTCGACCGCGACGCCCGCGCGGAGCTGTACGGCGAGATGCACGAGCTGATGCGCGAGGACCCGCCCTTCATCTACCTCTACCAGCCGGTGATCTTCGAGGCGATCGACGCCGACCTCGAGGGCTACCAGCCGCGCGCGGCGGAGGAGTACTACCTGCGCTCGGTCGGCTTCGCCGACTGA
- a CDS encoding ABC transporter permease yields the protein MISFFARRVGESLALILGVLVLVFFLVRLTGDPVGLMMPKEAPPEQREAFAAEMGLDRPLPVQFADYMTGVARGDFGDSLRQRRPTLEIVAERLPATFQLALAALAFAVLASVPLGLAGGMRPGTWIDALARGVGLAGQTVPNFWLGMLFIVWFAVGLGWFPAFGRDGFDSIVLPAVALGFAGMGQLVRLTRSAVLEVRRSDFVRTAQAKGVAGARVSLKHVLPNVAIPIVSVLGIQFTYLLGGSVYIEVVFAWPGLGTLLETAIRDTDFPLVQTITIFLSFFAISIHLLTDLAYGLIDPRLRAA from the coding sequence ATGATCTCTTTCTTCGCCCGCCGGGTCGGCGAATCGCTGGCCCTCATCCTCGGCGTCCTGGTGTTGGTGTTCTTCCTCGTGCGCCTCACCGGCGACCCGGTCGGCCTCATGATGCCCAAGGAGGCCCCGCCCGAACAGCGTGAAGCGTTCGCGGCGGAGATGGGGCTCGACCGGCCCCTCCCCGTCCAGTTCGCCGACTACATGACGGGCGTCGCGCGCGGCGACTTCGGCGATTCGTTGCGGCAGCGCCGCCCCACCCTCGAGATCGTCGCCGAACGCCTCCCCGCCACGTTCCAACTGGCGCTCGCCGCCCTCGCCTTCGCGGTCCTCGCCTCCGTCCCCCTGGGCTTGGCGGGCGGCATGCGGCCCGGCACGTGGATCGACGCCCTCGCGCGCGGCGTGGGGTTGGCGGGCCAGACCGTCCCGAACTTCTGGCTCGGGATGCTGTTCATCGTGTGGTTCGCCGTCGGGCTCGGCTGGTTCCCCGCCTTCGGGCGGGACGGGTTCGACTCGATCGTGCTGCCCGCCGTCGCGCTCGGGTTCGCCGGCATGGGGCAGCTCGTGCGCCTCACGCGTTCCGCGGTGCTGGAGGTACGCCGAAGCGATTTCGTTCGGACCGCCCAAGCGAAGGGCGTCGCGGGCGCCCGCGTGTCGCTGAAGCACGTTCTCCCCAACGTCGCGATCCCCATCGTCAGCGTCCTCGGCATCCAGTTCACGTACCTGCTCGGCGGCTCGGTGTACATCGAGGTCGTCTTCGCCTGGCCCGGCCTCGGGACCCTCCTCGAGACCGCGATCCGCGACACCGACTTCCCGTTGGTGCAGACGATCACGATCTTCCTGTCGTTCTTCGCGATCTCGATCCACCTGCTCACCGACCTGGCGTACGGCCTCATCGACCCGCGCCTGAGGGCCGCATGA